One Podarcis raffonei isolate rPodRaf1 chromosome 3, rPodRaf1.pri, whole genome shotgun sequence genomic region harbors:
- the LOC128409900 gene encoding cysteine-rich venom protein-like, whose product MPWGAMIEAWASAQKYFIFGSLPADAEGSILSYTQLISYSSHEVGCALVHCPESASPYFYLCHFCPGGNIIGKLAEPYKEGPSCEACPGNCEDKLCTNP is encoded by the exons ATGCCCTGGGGAGCCATGATCGAGGCCTGGGCCAGCGCACAGAAGTACTTCATATTTGGCAGTTTGCCAGCTGATGCGGAAGGAAGCATTCTTAGCTATACTCAG CTCATTTCGTACAGTTCACATGAAGTTGGATGTGCGCTTGTTCACTGCCCAGAAAGTGCCTCCCCTTATTTCTACCTGTGCCATTTCTGCCCTGG CGGGAACATAATCGGCAAACTAGCAGAACCCTACAAAGAAGGCCCATCGTGCGAAGCGTGCCCTGGCAACTGTGAGGATAAACTGTGCA CGAACCCATGA